The following are from one region of the Haliaeetus albicilla chromosome 24, bHalAlb1.1, whole genome shotgun sequence genome:
- the GP9 gene encoding platelet glycoprotein IX — protein MNKTEFISVAGFAISLLFHMTQTEVCPSTCNCKSLGEMKGLHIDCSSRKLTEVPALPVNTKRLYLQNNSLTSVPPGALDSLRSLEEVKIFDNPWNCDCHILYLKLWLEDVSAPSLANIRCATPAPLKKKPLSQLTGNELGICKRLLPIKCLEFFWRDLILIAGAITTLILVAWALKFSKKLVCQINLSQYDSRG, from the coding sequence ATGAACAAGACAGAATTCATCAGTGTTGCAGGATTTGCCATATCATTGCTGTTCCACATGACCCAAACTGAAGTCTGTCCTTCAACCTGTAATTGTAAGTCACTGGGTGAAATGAAGGGCTTGCACATAGACTGCAGTTCAAGGAAGCTAACGGAAGTGCCTGCCTTGCCCGTTAACACCAAGAGGCTTTATCTGCAGAACAACAGCCTGACCTCGGTTCCTCCCGGTGCCCTGGACAGCTTGCGCAGCCTGGAGGAAGTGAAAATATTTGACAATCCTTGGAACTGTGACTGTCATATTCTGTATCTAAAACTCTGGTTAGAAGACGTCTCTGCACCCTCTCTTGCAAACATCAGATGTGCAACCCCAGCACCCTTGAAGAAGAAGCCCTTGAGCCAGCTGACTGGGAATGAGCTGGGGATTTGTAAGAGGCTTCTCCCAATCAAGTGTCTTGAGTTCTTTTGGCGAGACCTCATTTTAATTGCTGGAGCAATAACTACACTTATTTTAGTAGCATGGGCTCTGAAATTCTCAAAAAAGCTGGTCTGCCAAATAAACCTAAGCCAATATGACTCTAGGGGCTGA